In Patescibacteria group bacterium, the sequence ACTACGACTCCAGAAAGAGCAAATGGAGGTTATTTCAGCTGTTGATGGAGACGATGCTATTAAAAAACTTAATGAAGTTGAACCCGACTTAATTTTATTAGATTTAATTTTGCCTAAAAAAAGCGGCTTTGAAGTTTTGGAAAATATTTCAAAAAATCCCAGTTTAAGGAATAAACCGGTAATTATCATTTCTAATTTAGGCCAAACCGCTGACATTCAAAAAGGCAAAGAATTAGGAGCGGTCGAGTATTTTGTTAAAGCCAAAATCTCTATTGACGATTTAATTTTGAAAATCAAAGAATTTTTAAAAAAGAAATAATTTGTTATAATTTATTTATTCGCAAAAAAACGAATTATGTTTTTTTTAAAAAATCAACCGCAAAATACTATAAAAAATAAAAAAGGTTTTACATTGATTGAATTATTAATAGTTATTGCGATTTTGGCAGTATTGATGAGTGTAATTGTGATTACATTAAATCCAAGTGAAATGTTAAAAAAATCCCGTGATTCAAGAAGGATAGCTGATTTAGCCGCACTAAGAACAGCACTAAATGTGTATTTAAGCGAAAATGTTTTTGGCAGCACAGCAGATGATTATGCTTATGTTTCAA encodes:
- a CDS encoding response regulator, with protein sequence MAEMTTKILVIEDDPFLANLLKLRLQKEQMEVISAVDGDDAIKKLNEVEPDLILLDLILPKKSGFEVLENISKNPSLRNKPVIIISNLGQTADIQKGKELGAVEYFVKAKISIDDLILKIKEFLKKK